Proteins encoded by one window of Arachis hypogaea cultivar Tifrunner chromosome 1, arahy.Tifrunner.gnm2.J5K5, whole genome shotgun sequence:
- the LOC112803982 gene encoding hydroxymethylglutaryl-CoA synthase, protein MAKNVGILAVDIYFPPTCVQQEALEEHDGASKGKYTIGLGQDCMVFCTEVEDVISMSLTVVSSLLEKYQIDPKSIGRLEVGSETVIDKSKSIKTFLMQIFEKHGNTDIEGVDSTNACYGGTAALFNCVNWVESSSWDGRYGLVVCTDSAVYAEGPARPTGGAAAIAMLIGPDAPIAFESKLRASHMSHVYDFYKPNLASEYPVVDGKLSQTCYLMALDSCYNQLSKKHENLEGKQFSISNADYFVFHSPYNKLVQKSFARLVFNDILKNPSLMGETAKERLAPFVTLSSEESYQSRDLEKVSQQVAKPLYDEKVQPSTLIPKQIGNTYTASLYAAFISLLHNKNSTLASKRVILFSYGSGLTSTMFSLQINEGQHPFSLSNIAKVLDIAAKLKSRHEFPPAKFVETLKLMEHRYGGKEFVTSKDISLLSPGTYYLTEVDSMYRRFYEQKFSKTAEYGAVANGH, encoded by the exons ATGGCAAAGAATGTGGGAATCCTTGCCGTTGACATTTACTTTCCTCCCACCTGTGTTCAACAG GAAGCACTGGAGGAACATGATGGTGCAAGCAAAGGGAAATATACTATTGGACTTGGGCAAGATTGCATGGTTTTTTGTACTGAAGTAGAAGATGTCATTTCAATGAG TTTGACGGTAGTTTCTTCTCTTCTTGAGAAGTATCAAATCGATCCTAAAAGCATTGGTCGTTTGGAAGTTGGTAGTGAAACTGTGATAGACAAAAGCAAATCCATCAAGACATTCCTCATGCAGATCTTTGAG AAACATGGAAACACTGATATTGAGGGTGTTGATTCAACTAATGCTTGCTATGGAGGAACTGCTGCTTTGTTCAATTGTGTCAACTGGGTGGAGAGCAGCTCATGGGATGGACGCTATGGATTGGTCGTTTGCACCGACAGTGCT GTCTATGCTGAAGGACCTGCTCGGCCTACTGGTGGAGCTGCTGCTATTGCCATGCTAATCGGTCCTGATGCTCCCATTGCTTTCGAAAGCAAATTGAGGGCAAGTCATATGTCACATGTGTATGATTTTTACAAGCCTAATCTTGCAAGTGAATATCCG GTAGTTGATGGGAAACTTTCTCAAACATGTTATCTTATGGCTCTTGATTCTTGCTATAATCAGCTCAGCAAAAA ACACGAGAATCTTGAGGGAAAACAATTTTCTATTTCTAATGCTGATTATTTTGTATTTCACTCTCCCTATAATAAG CTTGTACAGAAAAGTTTTGCTCGTTTGGTATTCAACGACATCTTGAAGAATCCCAG CTTGATGGGTGAAACGGCTAAAGAAAGGCTTGCACCATTTGTAACACTATCTAGTGAAGAAAGCTATCAAAGTCGGGATCTAGAGAAG GTATCCCAGCAGGTTGCGAAACCTCTGTATGATGAAAAGGTGCAACCAAGCACTTTGATACCGAAACAAATTGGCAACACATACACTGCATCGCTCTATGCAGCCTTTATTTCGCTTCTTCACAACAAAAATAGCACACTG gcCAGTAAGAGGGTGATATTATTCTCATATGGAAGTGGCTTGACTTCTACAATGTTCTCTTTACAAATAAATGAAGGTCAACATCCATTTAGCTTGTCAAACATTGCTAAAGTGTTGGACATTGCTGCAAAACTGAAGTCAAGGCATGAG TTCCCTCCAGCTAAATTTGTCGAAACTTTGAAGTTAATGGAGCATAGGTATGGTGGCAAAGAGTTTGTAACAAGTAAGGACATTAGCCTTCTATCTCCTGGAACTTACTATCTCACTGAAGTAGACTCCATGTATCGAAGATTCTACGAACAGAAATTTAGTAAAACTGCAGAATATGGTGCGGTTGCCAATGGTCACTGA